The nucleotide sequence AGGATACCAGCTTTCTCTGATGGACCACCAGGAATAACGCTGATAATCAGGATTGTGTCAGTTTGCAAATTAAATGATACGCCAATGCCGCTGAACGAACCTTCCAGTTCTTCGTTTACCATTTCTGCATCTGCCGCCGGAATATAACCAGAGTGAGGATCCAGTTCACTGAATATTTTAGGAATGGCTCCCTCAACCAATTGAGCCATGTTTACAGTGTCGACGTATTGCTCGTCTATAATATCAAGAATGGCGTTAATTTTATTTCCGCTTGCATAATTACGGAATTTGCCAGATGAGATAGAAACATAATGGTTTCCTATATAAATACCTAAAGCGATGCTTGCGGCAATAATAACAGGTAACCAAATAGCAATTCTCTTATTCTTATCCATTAGATCGTATCTATTATTCGTTTAAATCAATAAAGGAAAGTTCAATTCCTGCGCGTAACAGCAGATTACAACCATCTTCCACGCGGTATTTCTCTGAATATACGACTCGTTTAATGCCAGATTGTATTATAAGTTTGGCACATTCTATGCAAGGAGCCGAAGTAATATATATGGTTGCCCCTTTGCTGCTGTTTGAAGATGCGGCTACTTTTGTAATGGCATTTGCCTCCGCATGCAGCACATAAGGCTTTGTGATGTTGTGTTCATCCTCGCATACATTTTCAAATCCGGAAGGTGTGCCATTATAACCATCTGATATAATCATTTGGTCTTTAACAATAAGAGCGCCTACCTGACGACGTTTGCAGTATGAATTTTCCGACCAGATAGCAGCCATGCGCAGGTAACGCTTGTCTAATTCAAGTTGTTTCTCAGTTCTTTCGCCCATTGTATCCCGTTAATTATGTACTGTTGTATGCATAAATAGCGTACCATAATGCAAGTGCAACGGTACGCTATTGTATCCTTCGTACAATTAAGCCACAAAAATAGTTATATTTAGCTTACTTGTAGTCAGTTTGTCTATTAATTTTTTATGCCATTTCTTTTTAACAGCGCATCTATTCCCGGAGCCTGACCGCGAAAGCGAATGTACAATTCCATTGGATCTTCCGTGCCGCCTTTCGACAGGATATTTTTACGGAAAGATTCTGCTATATCGCTATTGAATATTCCGGCCTCTTTAAAGGCTGAAAATGCATCAGCATCAAGAACTTCGGCCCATTTGTATCCATAGTAACCTGCAGCGTAACCTCCTGAAAATATATGACCGAAACTACTGCTCATTAATGTGCCGCTAACTTCCGGAAGAATACTTGCTTTTGCCCAGGCGTTCTTTTCAAAACTTACCACATCTCCATCGAATGGTTGGGTAAGGGTATGCCAGGCCATGTCCAGCATCCCGAAGCTAAGCTGTCTGCAACACTGGTATCCTATATTATAGTTCGATGCATCAATCAGTTTCTGTATTATTTCCTGTGGTATCTTTTCGCCTGTCTGATAATGGATAGCTATTTGATTCAGAAACTCTTTTTCTGTTAGCCAATTTTCCATTATCTGAGAAGGAAGTTCCACGAAATCCCTGTACACATTGGTGCCGGAAAGACTTTGATAGGTTCCCTTCGCCATCATGCCATGAAGCGCGTGTCCGAATTCGTGCAAAAGGGTATTCACTTCGTCGAATGTAAGCAATGAGGGGGTAGATTCTGTTGGCAGGGTGAAATTCATTACAATCACAACTTGCGGGCGGCTGTCTTTTCCTTTCTCAATGTACTGTTCTTTTACACTATTCATCCAGGCTCCAGATTGTTTACCTTCCCGGGGAAAGAAGTCCGTATATAATATGGAAAGGAAATTACCATCGGCGTCGTATACTTCGTACGCGTTTACGTCGGGATGATAAACCGGAATTTTCTTATTTTCTTTAAATGTGATACCGTAGAGCTGTGTTGCAAGACCAAACACTCCCGTCTTTACTCTGCTCAGCTCAAAATACGGACGCGTCATCTCATCGTTAACTTTGAACTTTACATCCTTAAGCTTTTCGGAATAGTAACTCCAATCCCAGGGCATAAGCGTGAAATTTTCATTTTTCATTCCCAAGGCAAAACCCTGCAGCATATTATATTCATTCATTGCAACAGGCTTGTAAGCGGTAAGCAAATCATCAATAAGCTTATATACCGCTTTGGGGTTTTTGGCCATTCTGTGCTTAAGCTGATATTCGGCAAATGAAGCGTATCCCATCAATTGAGCAATGGCAAGACGGGTATTTACTATATTCTTGATATTTTCCTTATTGTCGAACTCGTCTCCCTTGTTACCTACCGCCATGTTGGCCATATAGAGTTCCTGTCGGAGTTCACGGTTATCGGCATAACGCATAAACGGAATATAACTTGGGGCAGAGAGCGTAAACATCCAGCCATTCTTTCCTTTTTCTTTTGCTTTAAGTGCAGCTGCATCAATAATTCCCTGAGGCAACCCTGCCAGTTGATCTTCAGAAGTCAGCAAAAGCTCATACCTGTTTTCATCTTTCAAGACGTTCTGATCGAAAGTGAGAGTCAATGTGCTCAATTCAGAGCTAAGCGTACGGTATTGTTCTTTTCCTTCGGGAGAGAGGTTTGCGCCTCGTTGGGAGAATGCATAAAAAGTTTCTTCCAGCAACTTCGCTTCTTCAATCGAGAGTTTCAGTTTTTCTTTTTGTTCGTATACAGTTTTTACCCGGTTGAACAACTGTTCGTTCAGATAAATATTATTAGAACTTTCCGATAGTTTTGGCGAGATGCGCTGCGAAATTTCCATCATTTCGTCATTGCTCTCAGCACTGAGTACATTGAAAAATGCAGAACTTACCTTGTCTAATAATTTACCGCTACGTTCAAGCGCCTCAATCGTATTCTGGAAGGTAGCAGGTTTTGGGTTAGAGGCAATGGCCTTAACCTCTTCATCTAGCTGTTTGATCCCTTCTTCAAATGCGGGTTCATAATGTTCGGTTTTTATTTTATCAAAAGGAGGTGTTTCAAAAGGTGTTTTATACTTTACCAAAAATGGATTTACAGATGCTTGTGTCATATTTACTATGCTTAAGAATAATACTACAATAAAAACTAATTGTTTCATGATAAATTAAAATTAAGGATTCGGATACAAAGATGCAAAATCATTTTCATTTATTTATCTTTTCAATTCTAGTTTAACAAGAAATTCAATTTCTAAAAAAAACTGAAATCGAATTTGTTTTATTAATATTTATGTGATATATTTGGTACATTAAATGATAATAAATAGTTAGATTCTAACTTAAAACCCAATATTAGTATGAGTTATCTTAAATTCGATAAGACAGTTATGATAAACCTTGAAGAATCTCTTAAACGGGAGATTCTCCGGACTAACCGGAACGGAGCTTATCATTGTACTACTGTTGTGGATTGTAATACACGAAAATACCATGGGCTGCTGGTAATGCCCGTTCCCGAATTGGACGACGATAACCATGTGCTGCTTTCATCATTAGACGAGACAGTTATACAGCATGATGCACCTTTCAATTTAGGGTTGCACAAATACGAGGGAGATAATTACAGTCCCAAAGGTCATAAATATATACGCGAATTCAGTTGCGATACAGTACCCCGCACAGTTTATCGTGTAGGAGGGGTGATCCTGTCCAAAGAGAAGGTCTTTTCCCTTTATGAAAACCGAATAATGATCAAATATACGCTTGAGGATGCTCACTCGGATACGACCTTGAGATTTAAGCCTTTTCTGGCATTCCGGAGTGTGAATACACTTGCCAAGTCAAATGCGTATGTGAACAAATTATACCAGGATGTTCCCAACGGAATAAAAACCTGTATGTATCGTGGCTATCCTGAATTATACATGCAGTTTAATAAGAAAGCTAAATTTGTTTTTGAACCCTATTGGTATAACGGAATAGAATATCCTAAAGAACAGGAGAGGGGATATCCTTATAAAGAAGATTTATACGTTCCTGGTTACTTTGAAGTTCCGATTAAAAAAGGTGAGACTATAATCTTCAGTGCCGGAGTTAGCCAGGTTACGACTAATCAACTGAAAAAGCTTTTTGAAACCGAGACATTGGCCAGAACGCCGCGTACAAGCTTTTATAACTGTCTTAAGAATTCGGCGCAACAGTTTTATTTTCGGCCAAAAGAAGAGGATGCCTACCTTTTGGCAGGTTATCCCTGGTTTAAAGTTCGTGCCCGCGATTTATTTATATCCTTGCCGGGATGTACTTTGTCGATCGAAGATCCGGTGCGATTTGAAAAAATAATGCATACGGCCATACCTGCGATGCGATCTTTTATGCAAACAGGAAAAGCCGACGAGGTAATAAGGGAAATAGAAAATCCGGATGTTTTTCTTTGGGCAATATGGGCAATGCAGCAATATTCCAGAAAAATGGGCGTTGAGAAATCAAAAGAGCTATATTTCAATTTCATAGGCGAGATTATTACCTATTTCCGTGAACAAAAGCATCCCGACATGAAACTCATGGAAAATGGATTGCTTTTTGTGGAAGGTCGCAATAAGGCACTTACGTGGATGAACTCTACGGTAGATGGAAAGCCTGTTGTTTCCCGCTCCGGTTATATTGTTGAGTTTAATGCTTTATGGTATAATGCATTGAATTTTTATAAGGAATTGTCTGGAGAAATATATATTGATACGATAGACTCAATTATAAGATCGATAGATACATCTTTTGTAAACACTTTTTTGAACGGTTATAATTATTTGCTGGATTCTGTAAGCGGAGGATACGTAGATTGGAGTGTGCGTCCCAATATGATTTTCGCCGTTGCATTTCCCTATTCTCCTCTTAACAAGATACAGATGCGTGCCATTGTTGATATGGTTACCAAAGAGCTTGTTACTCCCAAAGGGCTTCGTTCGCTTAGTCCAAAAAGCGAAGGATACCGTCCCAACTATGTGGGTACACAGAGGGAAAGGGATTTGGCTTATCATCAGGGAACAGCCTGGCCATGGTTGCTGGGAGCATACCTTGAATCTTATCTGAAAGTGTTTGGAAAAGGAGGTATTTCATTTGTTGAAAGGATGTTGATAAGCATGGAGGAGGAAATGTCTTTGCATTGTATTGGCACACTTGCTGAGACTTTTGACGGGAACCCGCCCTTTAAAGGAAGAGGGGCCGTTTCTTTTGCCATGAATGTGGCAGCCATGTTGCGCGTACTTGATTTGTTGAAGAAGTATAACGCCGAATAAAATTTAATATATGAAAGCATTAATGTTCGGTTGGGAATTTCCTCCTCATATTTTGGGAGGTTTGGGAACTGCCAGTTACGGATTGACCAGGGGGATGGCTATGCAGCCTGATATGGAAATAACTTTTGTGATTCCAAAACCATGGGGTGATGAGGATAAGAGTTTCCTTAAAATTATTGGTACAAACAATACCCCTGTTGTCTGGCGAGATGTAGATTATGATTATGTAAAAAATAGATTGGGAGACAAAATGACTCCCGAACAATATTATGACTTGCGTAGTCATATTTATGCCGATTTCAGTTACCGTCATGTTAATGATCTGGGTTGCATTGAGTTTTCGGGTCGCTACCCAGATAATTTGCTTGAGGAGATAAACAATTACTCTATTGTTGCAGGGGTAATTGCGAGATCGGAAGCTTTCGATGTAATTCACGCGCACGACTGGCTTACCTATCCGGCAGGTATTCATGCTAAACAGATTTCCGGAAAGCCAATGGTTATCCACGTTCATGCCACCGATTATGATCGTAGCCGTGGAAATGTAAATCCCGAAGTGTATGCCATCGAAAAGAACGGAATGGATTTTGCCGATCATATAATTACCGTAAGTAATCTTACCCGTAATACGGTTATCGAAAAATACCATCAGGATCCGTCAAAAGTAACCACTGTCCATAATGCGGTTGAGCCGTTGAGTCCTGAAATTGTTTCCATACAGGACAAAAGAGGTGTAAAAGATAAAGTCGTTACATTTCTTGGACGTATTACCATGCAAAAAGGACCTGAATATTTTGTGGAGGCTGCAGCCAAGGTTTTGGCTAAAGCGCCCAATGTTCGTTTTGTAATGGCTGGAAGCGGAGATATGCTTGACGAAATGATTCGACTAGCCGCTTCCCGTAATATTTCGGACCGCTTTCATTTTACAGGTTTTATGAAAGGAAAGCAGGTTTATGAAGTACTTAAGTCAAGCGATGTGTACGTGATGCCTTCCGTATCAGAGCCTTTTGGTATTTCACCCCTCGAAGCTATGCAGTGCGGTGTACCTACAATTATATCAAAACAATCGGGATGTGCCGAGATTCTGGACTATGCCGTAAAGGTGGATTACTGGGATATAGAAGCTATGGCAGATGCTATCTATTCTATCATCGCTTATCCGGCTATGTATAAATTCCTTAAAGATGAAGGAAAACGGGAAGTTGATAACATAAAGTGGGAATATGCCGGACAGAAAGTGCGCCGCATATATGATCAGGTGATAAACAAGTGAAATTAATTAAAAAAATAATCGTATGAAAACGATCTGCTTTTATTTTCAGATACATCAGCCGTTTCGACTCAAAAGATACCGCTTCTTTGACATAGGAAACGACCATTACTATTATGATGATTTTCGCAATGAAGAGATAATGCGCCGGATTGCCGAGCGATGCTATATTCCTGCAAACCGCGCTATCATGGATATGATTAAAAGTAGTGGAGGTAAGTTTAAGGTGGCTTTCTCAATTTCAGGTACAGCCATCGAGCAAATGGAGATTTATGCACCAGAGGTTATCGATAGCTTTAAGGAACTTGCTGATACCGGAAATGTTGAATTCTTATCGGAGACTTACTCTCATTCCCTTGCGTCACTCGCTCATAAGGAAGAGTTCAGGGATCAGATAAAAATGCATAAAGAGAAAATTCATTCCTTATTCGGAGTAACACCCAAAGTTTTCCGCAATACAGAACTGATCTATTCGGATGAAATTTCCGAAGTTGTTTATAAGGCTGGATTTAAAGGAATGCTTACAGAGGGAGCAAAACATATTTTAGGTTGGAAGAGTCCTAATTATGTGTATACGTCCAGCACCCAACACCAGTTAAAATTATTACTTAAAAACGATCGCTACAGCGAAGATATATCGGATAGGTTTAATAACTATTCCTGGAATGAATATCCGCTTACTGCTGATAAATTTATATCATGGATTGCGGAAACTCCTCCCGAACAACAAATTGTTAATTTGTTCATGAATTATGAGGTGCTCGGCTCTCTTCATCCTGCCGAATCGGGTATTTTTGATTTCTTTAGGGCGTTGCCACGTTATGCGGCTGAAAAAGAGATCAGTTTCTCGCTGCCATCCGAAGCCTTTAATTTGCTTAAGCCAGTCGATTCTATTTCTGTGCCTTATCCCATTTCGTGGGTGGACGAAGAACGCGATTGCAGTTCCTGGTTGGGAAATCTTCTGCAGCAGGAAGCTTTTAATAAATTGAAAGAAATCGTAGACAGGGTACGTTTATGTGAAGATCGTCGTATCCGACAAGACTGGAACTACCTGCAGAGCAGCGACCATTTTTATTATATGAGTACCAAGCATATGGGAGGCAAGGCTTTTAGTCCGTACGATAATCCTTATGAGGCATTCAATAACTACATGAATGTGATCTCCGATTTTATCCTACGTGTAAATGCTCAATTCCCATCTTCTATAGATAATGAGGAATTAAATTCCCTGCTTACTACAATCAAGAATCAGGGAATAGAGATTGAATCGCTTCAGGAAGAGATTGCTAAATTGAAAAAAAAAGAAGCTAAGAAAGCCGCTTCAAATTAATTAAAGAAAAAAAGGGAATGAATCGTTTTACTGATTCATCCCCTTTTTTTCTTTAGCAGGTAGATTTCTTCTTATTTAATAGCTTCCCGAATGCGTACAAGACGGGTAAGTAATCCTTCAAGTAAATCAAGTTGCAGCATATTGGCGCCATCGGACTTGGCAATGTCTGGTTCCGGATGAGTTTCTATGAATAATCCATCTGTACCAACTGCAATAGCTGCCTTTGCTATTGTCTCGATAAGCTGAGGCAAACCACCGGTTACACCCGAAGTTTGGTTGGGCTGTTGCAGCGAATGGGTTACATCCATGATTACCGGATAACCAAACTCCTGCATCTGAGGAATTCCTCTGTAGTCGACCACCAGGTCGGTATATCCGAAAGTAGTTCCTCGTTCGGTAATCATTATCTGGTTATTACCGGCATCGGCAACCTTTTGAACAGCGAACGACATAGCTCCCGGCGAAAGAAACTGACCTTTCTTTATATTTACGATCTTTCCGGTTTGAGCTGCGGCAATTAGTAAGTCTGTCTGTCTACATAGAAATGCAGGAATCTGCAAAACATCCACATAAGCTGCAGCCATAGCTGCTTCTGTAGTTTCGTGGATATCAGTCACTGTAGGAATACCAAACGTTTCTCCTACTTTTTGCAGAATCTTTAGAGCCTTTTCGTCGCCGATGCCCGTAAACGAATCAATGCGGGAACGATTGGCTTTACGGTATGAACCTTTAAAGATATAGGGGACACCCAGTTTGTTGGTCATTGTAACCACTCTTTCGGCGATGCGGAGTGCCATATCTTCTCCTTCAATAACACAAGGGCCTGCCATCAGAAAGAAATTATCGGCAGAAGTTAAATCCTTTACAGTAATCATATGTCTGGTGTTTATTTATTCAAGAATGCCATTACGGCTTTACAATTTACTTCGGCGGGAAGGGTGGCGTCAAGCCAGTGGATTGTTATGCCGCGACGTTCCATTCCCCGGAACCAGGTCATCTGCCTTTTGGCAAATTGATGAATTGCAATTTCGAGCTGCGAAACCATCTCTTCGTACGAAAGCTTACCGATCACATACAATGTAAGATACTTGTATTCCAGTCCGTAATAAATAAGATCATCCGGTTTAACACCGGAGGCAAGGATACCTTTAATCTCGTCAACCATTCCTTCGTCCAGACGGGCTTTTAGTCGGCGGGAGATTTTTTCTCTCCGCAACTCTCTGGATATGTCCAACCCGATAACCAGACTTTCGATGGGTTCGTAATCGTTTACATCGGGAGCCTGATTCAGGTAAAACTCTTCGATTTCGATGGCTCGGATAGCCCGTTGAGCCGAATCCACATCTGTTTTATTATGGAGTGTTTTGTATGAACCCAGGATTTGTTCCAATTCCTGCAGCGACTTACCTTTCAGCGATTCACGTAAGGAAAGGTTGGCCGGAACGTCCAGTAGTTTATAGCCTTTCAGAACCGCTTCAATATACATGCCGGTACCACCACATAAGATAGGCAGTTTACCCCTTTTGCGTATTTCGTCGTAGGCTCTGAAAAAAGCATGCTGGTATTCGAAGACATTGTATTTGTCTCCCGGGTTACAGATATCTATCAGGTGATAAGGAATAGTCTTTCCGTTTACAGTATAATCCGCCAGGTCTTTGCCTGTACCTATATCCATCGAACGGTAAATTTGTCTCGAGTCGGCACTGATTATTTCCGAATCGAGGTGGGCGGCGAGGGCAGCGGCGAAAGAAGTTTTGCCAGATGCAGTAGGCCCTAATACGGTGATAAGTTGATAGCTTCCCATAGCGAGGCAAAGGTAATAAAAAAAGCCACACCCCGAAGGATGTGGCTTTCAAACTATATAATACGATGATTATGCGTTTACTTTTGCCATGTGTTGGATCAATTCAACAACCTTGTTTGAATAACCCCACTCATTGTCATACCAGCTAACCAACTTAACGAAGTTGCCGTTCAATGCGATACCTGCTTCAGCATCAAAGATTGAAGTGCGAGCATCGTGAGTAAAGTCTGTAGAAACAACAGCATCTTCAGTGTAACCAAGGATACCCTTCATTTCGTTTTCAGAAGCAGCCTTGATAGCAGCCTTGATTTCGTCGTATGTAGCAGATTTTTCCAAACGAACTGTTAAGTCAACAACAGAAACGTCCAAAGTAGGAACACGGAAAGCCATACCTGTAAGTTTGCCATTCAACTGAGGAATTACTTTACCTACAGCCTTAGCAGCACCTGTAGAAGAAGGGATAATGTTGCCACCAGCAGCACGGCCACCTCTCCAGTCCTTAGCAGAAGGACCGTCAACAGTCTTCTGTGTAGCTGTTGTAGCGTGAACTGTAGTCATCAAACCTTCAACAATACCAAACTTATCGTTGATAACTTTAGCCAAAGGAGCCAAACAGTTAGTAGTACAAGAAGCGTTAGAAACGATCTTCTGACCAGCATAAGTATCGTTGTTAACACCCATAACGAACATAGGAGTAGCGTCTTTTGAAGGAGCAGACATTACTACATACTTTGCACCAGCCTGGATGTGAGCGTTTGCTTTTTCTTCTGTAAGGAAAAGACCTGTTGATTCAACAACATATTCTGCACCTACTGCATCCCATTTCAAATCAGCCGGATTTCTTTCAGCAGTAACACGGATTACGTTTCCGTTTACAACCAAGTTACCATCCTTAACTTCAACTGTACCATCAAACTGACCGTGAACTGAATCGTATTTCAACATGTAAACCATGTAATCTACGTCGATCAAGTCGTTGATACCTACAATTTGAACATCGCTCTTAGATTGAGCAGCACGGAAAACTAAACGTCCGATACGGCCGAAACCGTTAATACCTACTTTAATCATTTTTATAAATCTTTATTTGGGTTTTAAAAAAAACTACGCAAAATTAGTACTTTTTGTGTTATTATCAAAGTAATGATAATTAAAACAGATTCAAATTGTTACTTATTATCAGCAACCGCAGGGGGTAGCACAAGATGCAAACACAACAAGCATCAAGAGAAACAAGACCCAGAATTTAATTTGTTTCATTATAATTCATCTTTACTAGTACGGTAACAACTACGTATGCAAAGGTAGGTATGTTTTTTGTTTCTTTATAATATAAAAGACAAAAAAAGATGTCCTATAACATAAATTAATGGTCTGAATTATTTCTTTTTCTTAAATAAAGCGTTCGTAAACAGCTTGCCAGCTTTTCTCATTCCCCAGGAAAAGAGAATTGGTTTCACAATGTCCCATACAACAGGCAACATTCCCTTACCAATCGAAATGATGTCGGAAAAACCAAGTGCTTCAGCTTTTTGATTTCCTTCCGAATGGAGAGCTTTCCTCTCGCCTGCAGGAGCCGGTTTTGATTTTCCAAACAATAGCGATGTAATGCCCGAAAAGAGGAGAGATGCCGAGTTTTCCTGAATGTAGGTAAAGTCCGAATTTAATTCCTGTTCCTTCAGCCGGCAGCGTTGCTGCAACCGGTTTCTATCAGAAATCAGCTTCTCCAGAGGTGTTTGTTGTTTGTTCATTGCCCGAATCCTTTTTTTTATCATCAGCTGCTGTAAGAACAGCAATTATTTCATTAATCACAGCTAAGCGGATTTTATCCTTATTGAAAACTATTATCGCAAACAGTACCATATAAAGCAATGCAACTATAGCAAAGCCTCCGGCAACATTGTCTAAAAGGTCTCCCAAAAAGAACCCAAGTGCCAGAAAAATAAATAGTACTGCAAAGAAAGCGAGGAATAACAAAATCAATCCATACGAAAGAACGGAGACAAGTTCCCCCGTCCTTTCGTATGCAGTTAACTTGAGGAGCTCAACTTTAAGCTCCACATAAGTAGATACATCTTCTTTTAACTTTTTGAAGATTTGCTCTGTTTCTTTTTCCATAAATTACTTATTCAAGAGGAAGCGCTTCTTCTGCCGGTGTGCCTTTTTCGCATCCACCTTTAGCCTCTTTGATTTTTGACATAGCGCTGTTAAAACCTTCTTTAACTTTGCCAACAACATTGTTTAGTTCATCAAGAATCTGTTCCTTTTTATCGGTGGCAACCAGATACCCAACAGCAGCACCTACAGCGGCACCAACAACTAAACCAAGTAATAATTTTGAATCGATACTTTTCATAACTTATTCTTTTTAAGCGTTACTATTAATGTAACCCTTTTTTTTACCGGTTAGTTCAATGCTTCGGCCACTTTTATTCTTAAAAATATAGATCTACTGCTTTTTCACACGTACAGCAACCCAGTTGTTCTTTTCCGCGTAAGAAACCAGCTTGAGTCTGTTGTTAGTGCAAGATTCAGCAATTACCGGGATATCTTCTGTGTAGAAGCCACTCATATACAGTACGCCATTTGGTTTCATACAGGCACTATAGTGGGCCATGTCGTTAAGCAGAATGTTCCGGTTTATATTGGCAAACACGACGTCAAACTTGCCCAGCGGGGCAATCTGTTCGGCGCCACCCAGATATATTTTTACATTGGGCGTATTGTTGGTTTCTATATTTTCGAGCGCGTTGTTGTAAGCCCACTCGTCTATATCTATAGCCTCTATCCTGGCGGCTCCTTTTTTTGCTGCAAGAATGGCGAGGACAGCTGTTCCGCAACCCATGTCGAGAAGCTCTTTGCCTTCCAGATCAAGCTTTAGCATTTCGCTTATCATCAAAAAGGTTGTTTCATGATTACCGGTACCGAATGCCATTTTAGGATCGATAATGATAGTATGTGCGATACCCGGAACAGCTTCATGAAACGATGCGCGGATAATGCACTCGTTGCCGATGCGTATGGGTTGAAAGTAATTCTTCTCCCAGGCTTCATTCCAGTCTTTGCTGATAATTAGTTCAGAGGTAAACTCAATTGTTACAGGTTCGAGCGGAAATTGGGTAAGCTTCTCATTAATTGTATTTGTGTTAAATAGTTTTTCGGAGATATATGCAGTGAGTCCGCTTTCTGAAGATGTAAAGCTTTCGAAACCAATCTCTCCAAGTTCGGAGGCTAGTACATCATTAATAATTTCGGACTCGATGGGTGAATTATATGTAAATTTTAGTTCGTAATAGTTCATACTGCTTCTTATTTAATGTTTTACGCCCACAAAGGTAGTGAAAAAAGTTTGGCAAAGTTTGTTTGTTTTATAAACTTATGCTACTTTTGCAGTCTGAATTCCGCAGAGGGTAAACTAAGCGAGGCTCTTTAAAAAGCATCCACCCCCGGGAGGTAACCTGTATAATAAAAAAAACAGATGTACGTAGTTGTAGAAATCAACGGTCAACAGTTTAAAGCCGAAGAAGGCAAGAAGTTGTTCGTTCACCACATTCAGAATGTTGAAGGTGGAGCAGTTGTTGAATTTGACAAAGTATTGTTAGTTGACAACAATGGTGAGATTAAAGTAGGTCTTCCTACTGTAGAAGGAGCAAAGGTTGTTTGCGAAGTTCTTTCTCCACTTGTTAAGGGTGATAAAGTTCTTATTTTCCACAAGAAGAGAAGAAAAGGTCACCGTAAGTTGAACGGTCACCGTCAGCAGTTCACTGAAGTGAGTGTAAAAGAAATTGTTGCATAACGATTAAAAAGGAAAGAAAATGGCACATAAAAAAGGTGTAGGTAGTTCTAAGAACGGCCGTGAATCACAAAGTAAACGATTAGGCGTTAAAATCTTTGGTGGTGAAGTTGCTAAAGCCGGTAACATTCTTATCCGTCAGAGAGGCACACAACATCATCCGGGCGAAAACGTAGGTATTGGAAAAGACCATACGTTGTATGCATTGGTAGACGGTGTTGTAAAATTCCGTAAAAGAAAAGACGACAGATCTTTTGTTTCGATTGAAGCAATCAAGGCTGAAGCATAATATATCTTTCACGAAAAAACTTAAAAGCAGGACGTCCTTTAGAGGATATCCTGCTTTTTTTATTTGACTAATTTTTTTATTCTAACCTTCTTTTTTTTAAGTTTGTCGAAACCTTTGAGATATGACTCTATCCAGGCTTGTTATTCGTTTTTCATTTTTTCTTATGCT is from uncultured Macellibacteroides sp. and encodes:
- a CDS encoding dCMP deaminase family protein → MGERTEKQLELDKRYLRMAAIWSENSYCKRRQVGALIVKDQMIISDGYNGTPSGFENVCEDEHNITKPYVLHAEANAITKVAASSNSSKGATIYITSAPCIECAKLIIQSGIKRVVYSEKYRVEDGCNLLLRAGIELSFIDLNE
- a CDS encoding M3 family metallopeptidase, with protein sequence MKQLVFIVVLFLSIVNMTQASVNPFLVKYKTPFETPPFDKIKTEHYEPAFEEGIKQLDEEVKAIASNPKPATFQNTIEALERSGKLLDKVSSAFFNVLSAESNDEMMEISQRISPKLSESSNNIYLNEQLFNRVKTVYEQKEKLKLSIEEAKLLEETFYAFSQRGANLSPEGKEQYRTLSSELSTLTLTFDQNVLKDENRYELLLTSEDQLAGLPQGIIDAAALKAKEKGKNGWMFTLSAPSYIPFMRYADNRELRQELYMANMAVGNKGDEFDNKENIKNIVNTRLAIAQLMGYASFAEYQLKHRMAKNPKAVYKLIDDLLTAYKPVAMNEYNMLQGFALGMKNENFTLMPWDWSYYSEKLKDVKFKVNDEMTRPYFELSRVKTGVFGLATQLYGITFKENKKIPVYHPDVNAYEVYDADGNFLSILYTDFFPREGKQSGAWMNSVKEQYIEKGKDSRPQVVIVMNFTLPTESTPSLLTFDEVNTLLHEFGHALHGMMAKGTYQSLSGTNVYRDFVELPSQIMENWLTEKEFLNQIAIHYQTGEKIPQEIIQKLIDASNYNIGYQCCRQLSFGMLDMAWHTLTQPFDGDVVSFEKNAWAKASILPEVSGTLMSSSFGHIFSGGYAAGYYGYKWAEVLDADAFSAFKEAGIFNSDIAESFRKNILSKGGTEDPMELYIRFRGQAPGIDALLKRNGIKN
- a CDS encoding glycogen debranching enzyme N-terminal domain-containing protein, whose product is MSYLKFDKTVMINLEESLKREILRTNRNGAYHCTTVVDCNTRKYHGLLVMPVPELDDDNHVLLSSLDETVIQHDAPFNLGLHKYEGDNYSPKGHKYIREFSCDTVPRTVYRVGGVILSKEKVFSLYENRIMIKYTLEDAHSDTTLRFKPFLAFRSVNTLAKSNAYVNKLYQDVPNGIKTCMYRGYPELYMQFNKKAKFVFEPYWYNGIEYPKEQERGYPYKEDLYVPGYFEVPIKKGETIIFSAGVSQVTTNQLKKLFETETLARTPRTSFYNCLKNSAQQFYFRPKEEDAYLLAGYPWFKVRARDLFISLPGCTLSIEDPVRFEKIMHTAIPAMRSFMQTGKADEVIREIENPDVFLWAIWAMQQYSRKMGVEKSKELYFNFIGEIITYFREQKHPDMKLMENGLLFVEGRNKALTWMNSTVDGKPVVSRSGYIVEFNALWYNALNFYKELSGEIYIDTIDSIIRSIDTSFVNTFLNGYNYLLDSVSGGYVDWSVRPNMIFAVAFPYSPLNKIQMRAIVDMVTKELVTPKGLRSLSPKSEGYRPNYVGTQRERDLAYHQGTAWPWLLGAYLESYLKVFGKGGISFVERMLISMEEEMSLHCIGTLAETFDGNPPFKGRGAVSFAMNVAAMLRVLDLLKKYNAE
- a CDS encoding glycosyltransferase, with translation MKALMFGWEFPPHILGGLGTASYGLTRGMAMQPDMEITFVIPKPWGDEDKSFLKIIGTNNTPVVWRDVDYDYVKNRLGDKMTPEQYYDLRSHIYADFSYRHVNDLGCIEFSGRYPDNLLEEINNYSIVAGVIARSEAFDVIHAHDWLTYPAGIHAKQISGKPMVIHVHATDYDRSRGNVNPEVYAIEKNGMDFADHIITVSNLTRNTVIEKYHQDPSKVTTVHNAVEPLSPEIVSIQDKRGVKDKVVTFLGRITMQKGPEYFVEAAAKVLAKAPNVRFVMAGSGDMLDEMIRLAASRNISDRFHFTGFMKGKQVYEVLKSSDVYVMPSVSEPFGISPLEAMQCGVPTIISKQSGCAEILDYAVKVDYWDIEAMADAIYSIIAYPAMYKFLKDEGKREVDNIKWEYAGQKVRRIYDQVINK